TTGTTATGCATATTAAAAAAACTCAAAAAAGCTCTCATGGCAGCCTCCTTCGCCTAGAATGAACTCCAATGTCTCCAAAAAAAAAAAACCTAGAATGAACTCCAGCTCTACAACCCTATCTTTTTTTTTGCGCATACTCTGCAACCCTACCAAGCTTAACTCAGCGGTGTCATTCCATCGGCCACACGCAGCAAGCTAGCCACGCATCCGTCAAACGATCATCGAACCACCCGGCCGGAAAAGAGGAAATATATGGGGGACAATCATTAGCTGCTACTAGTTCAGATTCTTCTGTACAGCTTATAGCTAGAGCTAGCTAAGCTACTAGAGGTCGATCAATCGGGTGAATGAGTGTGCGCACGAACCCGATCGTCCATGGACGGACGGACGGGCTAGGGCGAGGCGACGGGTTGATGGGGCCTGCGCAACTCCATCCAATTCCCAAGTGGTAAAAGGCGGGCGGCTGGCCGGCCTATGCCATGCCATCCAATCTTTTCTGTCCCTCGAAGCGTCTCGTCGAATCCATTTCGCCACAGGCATACGCATCGTCGTCAACCAATCATGCATGGCGCAACTTCCAGCCCCGTCGCCGATCAGGTCCGCCTCACATCATCCCGCCTCGCTTCTGCTTCTCGTGGTGCGTGTAGCTGTCGGTCTGAATgtgatgtgaccctgttaatctCCCAGTAACACGACCAGATCAGCTATGTTACTACTACGATCGATGTAGTGGAAGTGGACCGTGATGGACATACTATGTTGGAACTGATAGATAATGTAGGATAGTATAGGATCGATGCGGTTGACGACTTGATGGTTGACTAACCAGCTAGTATATGTCTAGTGAATTTGATTAGCTTGTTCACCAATCGGGCGTTGACATGACTGCTTGCAAACCAATCGAATCATCACGTACTTTGCTGGATGAAATCATCAACAAATTAATTGTATACTACTAGAACTACTGCAGCAAATTAGGTGGTCGATTTTGAGATGTAGCTTTCGGTCATGGATAATTAGGGGCGAATCAGTGATATCAGGCATCGCCCTCTTTTCTCGGGCCAAGAAAGTATTTGTAACAGTCCATGCACTCACCGGCTTGATCGATGGTTCAGCCGCCATTTCTTGTTGTCTGCTTAATTTCATTCTAGCTAGCTTGTCGTTTATACATTGGAAATAAGAATCTTGTTGTGCTCCTTCCATGTTATTTCTTTCATGGTGGCTCTCCACCTCTAGCCTAGCTAGTGTAGACATCCTAGAGCAAAGTTTATTTTGCTCCTCAAACTTTACTACTCCCTAAAACCACGGCAATTATTTTGGAAAGGGAGTAGTTACTAACTTACTGTATCCCTTTCAAAATGTAAGTCAGATATTTATAAACTTCTATTTTTGCGGTGAGACATTTATAAACTTGACCGTATATGAAAAATTTACTCGTATCCAAGACATCGTATTGAAATTATTAGATTTTTCATCAATTATATAAGTATTTCTACATGAAATATGTTTGGTTACATATTTATGGTTAAAGCACCATCATTAAGACCATGTATGTGCCCTAGAagatttatatactccctccgatccaaattaattgacgtTGGTTTAATACAAAGTTAGCAAAAGTTTATACTAAACCAGCGTCAATTAATATGGACAGGAGGAAGTATTACATTTAAGATCAACAAAATATAGTATTGTAGTTCAAAATAGATGTCAATGCTTTTTAATCTTCATGTTTGCCCTTTGTCTGGATTAGGCCATATATATGATTAGGATTGACAAAAAAACCTTAAGTCTGCACCGATCCTAGATAGGTAAAATTGCATGTACATTGTAGTCTGGGGAACTCGTTAAGATTTAAAGGTTAATTTTTTACAAGAAATATGAAACAAATGATGGGACATCACGCCAATGATATAAGATGATCCAGTGGAGCGACTGCAAACATAAGCTTTTATGTGCGCTGGGCAAAGAAAAGGTTATTTTTCGTCCGAGGGCACATTAAGCCATACTTCTTTAATCCCTTTATTAGATCATCTTACATTATAGTGTatgttttctcataatttttggaaaaTTCCACACCGGCGAAACCTCAAACGGGTTCCGTGGTAACTGCTGATAGAAAATCCTCCTCGTAATAAATTAATCCCAATTGTCACTAGCTTGACATTTTGTGTTAATTTCAGTTGGAGGACATGCATTTTTTTAAGATAGCTTAGTCCGTCCGTCCAAGTTAGTAATGCTTAATAAGTTTCTTTTGGATTACTTTGACCATCATTGATAATATTATATGTGGCGTGTGTGTGATATAAAAGTTATATCACTAGAAACTTCTTTCtaatacaaatttgatggtatacTTATTGTGGCATacatatatattatatattattgGTATAACACTGATGGTCAAAATAGATCTTGAAATACATgatatttttttggaaaaggaggttaaacccccagcctctgcatcaatcgatgcatgcggtcatctttattaattattccacAAAGGTCTGACAAAAACTTACATCAATCCACCTGAAACCATCACTCACACTTACAAACTCGATAATATGGAGTGCTCTCACTTCCCATATCTAAAACCGGTGTGGTCGCCAATCCATCCACATAACGTATCGGGACCAACAGCCGGTGCAGCAGACCTAGAGCGCACACCACATGCACACGCTTTAGAAGCCGCCATCATCACCGGACCACTGACCCATATTCAGGAGAGAGATCCGCATCATCCTTGTCAGTCCAGACAACCATCGATGCCACCATGGCGCCCAACAGCGCCACCGCCCTGCGCTCGTCTGTCCAGACGCAAAGACTCTGGAAGACTGTCATGCGTAGCACCTACCAACCAGGCATGActcagcgtagcacctgtcggtcaggcatgacttgacagctccaccaaagctccgtgcaagatgaagccgctccacctcctgcctctgccaTCCAGCGCTGCttcacaaacgatgctcccaagagagaaacggcaCCGCAGTACCATCATCGTTCGATCTGGAAGACCAGATCTTAGGGTTCCCCCTGAAGCAGTGCCCACCACCAGCAACCGTCAAGGACCCACACGGTGCCCACTACCACTCAGCcctcaaggcggcgccttcaggaaggtcaCGACGTCAaggacgctgccgccgccgctcACCGGAGTTAGGGTTTTCACCCGAGAGGCGGGTAGGGGAGAAGTAGAGGAGCAGATATAGACCGACGTCTCTAAGAAGAAAAGCGGCGCCCTTGAGCATTGTCGTCGGTGCGGCCGGCCGGGGCAGACCAAGGGGTTTCCGCCAATCTGGATCTTCTCCACCAGCTTCATCGGCGGCCACCGGCCAGGGTCCCGACAAGCCACGCCGGCACCTCCATGTCAGCCCTTATAAACCCTGTCGGAGAGaataccacatatgccatgtggCAGCCGAAGGGCATGCATATGTGGCAGTAAATTCAGAAAGCTGCTGCCCAAGATAGATCCATGCATCTCATTTCTACCCCGGTCTTGCCGGCCAGTTTAACAAGCTGCCAGTGCTCGCCGAAACCCATGAAATGATTAAAGAAGTGGCTGGAATCGGCGGGATACAAAAAGGCAAAAGAAAAGATAAAAGCTAGAGGTATTGAGATCGAGGGCCGGCGAGAGGTCCTTTTTGACAGAAAATGAAAAGGAGATGGATGGATCGATCGCTGAAACGATAGTAGCCATCGATGGATGGATGACCGTCGATAGGGGGAGTTGCCGATTTGGACAGTGCAAGACAAGACCGCCGGAATGGCTGGCTCTATCAGTGAGCAGGCATATGCAGTAGCCCGTTCGTTCAAATATTGTGATCAACTGATTAGATGTAGTTCATGCGTGCTCCCCGGCGAACTAGTTACCGTGAATTTTATTGGATCTGTATAATAAGTTGTCTCCTTTCTCGCCTGTATAATGgtagcaccaccaccaccttcgtCTTGCTTTGCCGCCGCTTTTCCTTCCCAGTGTTAAAAGTCAGCCCCGGGTTTCCAGTTTCCACTCATTTGTATCACTTACATGTGTAGCTAGCTGGCTATCCTCATGCACATATATACAACAAGCGCTCGCTCGGCTGACTCCGATATGCATGCATGGTAGGCCACGGCGCTGCGCTTGCGGGCTGATCGATCGATCATAAGCTGCACCAGTGAATCAACACCGGCGTCGGCGGCCGCGGCCGTCGGGTCGATCATGCGTGACCTGTTTTGGCTGTCGCCGGGCGAGCAAGGAGATCTCTCCGATGTCGTCAGGGCAAGCCTGCACCCGCCTCATCAGCTGCCAACCCCGGctgccgacgaggaggaggaggacgagtacaGCTCGCTGCTGCtggaaggaggaggcggtggaggcggcctGGTCGTCGGCCATGGCGATGAGCAGCTGGGAATGGTGGCCATGATGATGGGCGGCAATAATAGTAGCCGGCCTCCttcgtctgatcatcacgtgatctCGCTGCATTCACCGCCGGCGACGACATATACGCGGCCGCATCCAGAGCCGCTGGCCGGGATGCTTCGTCGGCCGGGTTTCGAGAGGGAAGGCGACATGGTGGTCGGGCCGCCGCCGGAGATAGGCGACCGCCTGCAGCACATGTCGATCGCCCATCACCCTCGTGTGCCTACCGCAATGAAGCCAAGGTTAACATATCCTCATCTATCTAATCTACTCCTGGCTTTCACACGAACCGATGGCACTACTACGTGTTAAAACATGCCATAATCGATGCTGCGTGCGTGCAGGAAGAGCCAGTCGAAGAAGGTGGTGTGCAtcccggcgccgacggcggcgccgggaGCGAGCGGGCGGCATAGCACGAGCGGCGAGGTGGTGCCGTCGGACCTGTGGGCGTGGAGGAAGTACGGGCAGAAGCCCATCAAGGGGTCGCCGTACCCGAGGGGCTACTACCGCTGCAGCAGCTCCAAGGGGTGCCCGGCGAGGAAGCAGGTGGAGCGCAGCCGCACCGACCCCAACATGCTCGTCATCACCTACACCTCCGACCACAACCACCCGTGGCCGACCCAGCGCAACGCCCTCGCCGGATCAACCCGCCCGtcatcctcctccgccgccgccgccaagatcgccgcctcctcttcctcttcattggCGGCCGCGGCAGCTCGTAACAGTAGCAACACCAACGTCGACGTCGACTGTGCTGGTGCTCACCATCAGCTGAAGCAAGAGAGCGACCTGGACCTGTTCGCGGACATGGACGCCCTCAGCGTCTTCTCCTCCATCGACAAGATCCAGGAAGATGACAGCAAGCAGCAGCTGTTTGATCCTTTCAGCTCCGGCTTCTGCGACTACATCTAATCCAGAATTCATCGTCTGCCTCTACCGCTGAAGCCACGAAATCGAGCAAGCAATCGACGCCTACACAGTCCTGATGACGAGACTTTTTACTTGTGTCAGTAGTAGCTTCTATGGGGGGGCCTTTTTATGTTTACTTGAAGGAAAGAGCATGTCACTATAGTTAGCAACAAGAGAACATGCAAGGCCAGATTCGAATGTACTTGTCGATGACAACTTGGTTAATTATACTGAACCCAGCTTAAGGTATATAGCTTACCAATTCATGCTGTTTTCACTCGCTTCTTGAAGCAAAATAAGTGTCatcttgtactaaatcagcgacacttattttgggacggatggaTGGAGTAGTAGTTTACTAACACGGCAACTGTTTCTGAATCTCTTGATCTATCACTTCAAGTTCCACCAATCTCCTTTTTCATCATGATGATTGATGGCGAAATCCGGCCACGCCCCACTGTTAAAAAAGGTTAAAAAGAAAGATAAAAAGGAAAGGAGGAACATGCTGAAAGGAAAACCTGAGGCCCGAATGTGCAGATAAAAGCTCAGACGACAACAAGAATCTCATTACCACAATGCAAGCCCTGTTGCCCATAGTCTCTGATGAGACTGGACAATGCAATCCATTATATTCTAGTTTCATGCATAATTTTCTAGACCAATTGCAGCCCAAAAAGATAACTTTCTATATGGCCAATAAACGCTGCTCTTTATCCTTGGGTACGCATTCATACTCAGATTCAACCTGCTCCCATAGCGCATCATGGCACAGAGTTGCCCAGTTACCAGCAAATACAACATTCACCATGCAGCCGAAAGCTTACCTTGACAGCACCAGTAAGATCTCCGAATCACAACCACAATACAAACAAAGCGGTGAACTATGTGATTCGAGAAAACACAGCACATAAGACAGGACAATGTCCTCTGAATTTCTACAATTGAACTCCAGGTCAAAACATTGGCATGTGAAGCTCACTGAATCTGAAGCTAGGACAAGGGACATAGAGTTTCCTTACTGGCAGCAGGTTGTCTATCATCACTATGGTGAGTCTTCTCCGTGTGCATAACAAAACACAGGGGAGCCTTTATCAACTGATTGTTTAGAAAACAAGTGGATGGTAGTACAATAAAATAATCATCGGCATCGGTGAAGAGATGGGAGCACAAAAATCTGATGGCAATGCATCAAAAGGACAAATGTAACAAGATAAGTTGGCAATCAGTATTCATTGATCAGATTCATGTGCCAATCACCAtcctccatccatcaatttcctagcCGCAGAAGTTGAGCTTCTTTATAACTTTGGCATAAGCTAAATGCACTAAAGCAGGCTTCCGAAGTCTTCTCTTTGCTTCCTTGGACTGCAAATTCAGAAGTACATCACAAGCAAATTCAAAGAAGAAATCCAATTGGAATCATACATACAACGACATAACGTCCATGTATCGAGTTAAGTCCGTTTAATGTTTAACACNNNNNNNNNNNNNNNNNNNNNNNNNNNNNNNNNNNNNNNNNNNNNNNNNNNNNNNNNNNNNNNNNNNNNNNNNNNNNNNNNNNNNNNNNNNNNNNNNNNNNNNNNNNNNNNNNNNNNNNNNNNNNNNNNNNNNNNNNNNNNNNNNNNNNNNNNNNNNNNNNNNNNNNNNNNNNNNNNNNNNNNNNNNNNNNNNNNNNNNNNNNNNNNNNNNNNNNNNNNNNNNNNNNNNNNNNNNNNNNNNNNNNNNNNNNNNNNNNNNNNNNNNNNNNNNNNATAAAACCGGGTAATTATACCTCTAACCATGATTTATCGGCCAGTTTAGGTAATTAGACACTGGCTTAGCTCATCATCATTGAAAACCATAATCGATGTGATACGGATGCCACCGCTGGCACTCGCACAGCCCTACGTCCGCCGGAGGGAGGTGATCTCATGCTTCACCGAGTACAGCCTCGTCGATGGACCCCTATCAGTTGTCACGAGGGAGACTCTCCAAGACCTCCGCATTGACCTTGACAAGGCACTCTGTGGCTGCCCGTCAAGGACATTGTCGGACGGCTTAAAGCTAGACTAACTCGTCTTTTGCGGCAGCCTATGTTGGCACAGCCCCGATAGCACCGGGTACTTCCAGCAACAAAAACCAATCAGAGCTGACGAGATGTGTACATACGCAGCTGGCACACAGTGgctgactgatttgttcaggacATCTAATGGTCGCCAATGGCCGAAGCTAGCTAGCAAAACGATCAAGCTGATCGATTATAGTTGCCAGCCGAAAACACACAAAACGCATGACACTCGAGGACTGGTGATTGCAACCTAGTGTCCGACACAGGGATGCATGGCACACCGTCGCGTGGAAGTCTAGCCAGTGCCTCCTCGAGTTAATGCGGGAGTACTTCAGGCTAAGGCGGCCCTGGTCAGCATCGGCCAAGTCAGATGCAGCCCAAACAAACTGGTCACACAGTGCGTCAACTGACTTCATTGACCAGATCAAACGATGTCTAATCTGCCAAACCGGTGCCTAATCCACTAAACCAGCTGATAAATCATGGTTGGGAGGGTAATTACCCAGTTTAATACTTTAATTAGGTCAAGGGGCTAGATGTACCAAAAAATAGATTAGGGCTCCGTTGCTAGAAAAGAAATTCATAGGACTTTTGGAGGATTATAACCCTTGGGAATTTTTCCTAAGTTGGTCGTTTGATTTGTAGGAATAGATCCTATAGGAATTTTTCCTAAGAAATCATTTGTACTACGTTCCACAggaaatctagcatccactccaacctctttttacaattcTTTGTTTTTCCTGTATTTTTCTCGTTCCTGCATTTTGAATTCATgttaatcaaagaggcccttaggagGGAAATGGTCCAAAGCTGATACTTTAGGGTGTTAAACAGACTTATCTCACATTTTATTGACATTCTTTTTTCCTTTGAAAAAGGTTTGCTGAATTTTACGATTGACTATGTCGAAATAGTATAAGATAAAGTGTAGCTTTTAAGTAACTTTACTGGAAAGATCAACAGATGCTGTAGTTGCTAAGTTATACAGGAATGAAGAACTACTGCTATTTACTAAGATGATCAACTAGATAATTTGCCCTTGACCTCGGTGACAACTACACTTGGTATAGATAGATCCGGAGCAATCGTTGAAAGGCGAGCAGAGTATCCATCGTATGCTTCCATTCTGTGATTTGAGAGACATGATGCATCTATACAGCAGTAGTAATTCGAAAGTGTGGGAAGGATCGCCGTATGCGCCACAGCAGGCTAGCATTTGCTACTACTCCGTATTTACTAAGATGGTCCCTTGGTGGCAACTATACTTTGGTATAGATAGATCAGGAGCAACTGTGGAAAGAAAAGCAGCTGTTATCCGTCATATGCTTGTGATTTGAGAGACATGATGCACAAAAGTTTTTTTAAAAtagttgtgtgttttgccaccgccttgtgctttTGTGACCAAAGTACACGCTTGAGCACAATTATGCACACATTAAGCGCAATTATGTGCTAGGCATTTTGCTATcacctagagcctaggcgtgccttttttaactatATTGATGCATCTATATGACAGTACTAATTCGAATGTGTGGGAAGGATTGCGGCGCCACAGCAGGCTAGCATTTGTAAGATTGAAAGGCATAGTTTGGTACCGTCATCAATTAGAAATACATGGACCTAGAGCAATTTAAGCAAAACGTGAGTACGTTGTGGAAAAGGGGCTGCAACTAGCAGACGAAGAGCATCGCACCTTTTGGTGTGCGTTGTGGCGCTTGCCGGCCCTCCACCTGCGGATCTGGCCGTCCTTCATCGTTCTGAAGCGGAACTTCATGGAGCTGACACGCACACCACCGTGAGATTCAGAAATGCAGGCAATACACTGGCGGTGAAGGGAGGGTGAGTTGGGAACCTACGAGGGGGCCTTCATCTTGTATTTCTTGACTTTGGAGATGGTGGGCGTGGTCGGCGCGCGGGACCTGCCCTTGATGGCGTAGTGGCGCACCTGCATCGCCATCACCGGAGGCCGGACGATCGCAGCGGCTGCCGCGGAGTGGAACAGCGAGCCCATGATGGGCAGAGGCGCGTGGGTGTGGGAGTGGTCGCGGCGGAAGGGGAGGGAGGACACGGGCGGGCGGGCATGGACGACGGTGGGGGAGGAGAGGAAACGGCGGGCGAGGCCGCCGGCGGAGGAGCAGCACCACCGCCGCATCGTGCCGTGTTGTTGCGTGGCGGGCCTCAGCAAGCAGCTAGGGTTTCAGTTTGCTTCTCTCCCTCATCTGTCATGGAGCGTCCTGAGAAGATAGCCCAGCCCAAGCTGGCGCCTACTACTCCAGCCCAGCCCATTTCACACCACTCGTGTTTTACTTAACAACACAATCGTTGAAACTTCCTATTCGCCGCTCCTTGCGTCGAATTGTTGACGCAACGCATCTGCCACACACAGGGAGCGAGGGATCTGGGCCGGCCCCCTTAAAGCGTGACCACGAGtcaaccggttttgggaaccttctagattcAACTCAAAAAAAAAGGGAACCTTCTAGATGGTTCCCAGAACCtggtttttctgtttttctttcttctACTGGGTTTTtcgttttttattttctgtttctttttctgttcttttttctttttctttcttttcagttctttattctttctttttcgttTATTTTTTCATGTTTTCTCTTCAAAGTGTACTTTTCTTTTCAAGTTTTTTCGAAAATTTCAAATATCAAtcagaatttcaaaaaaattcttgttGTAAAATTTTGTTCAGAATTTTAAAACGATGTTCATAGTTTCAGCATTTTTGTTTACAATTTAAAAATGTTCCtttttaaaaaatcaaaaaaaattccaaaatttcaaattttattcacatttcaaaaattgttcccaattttctaaaaatgttctgatttcgaaatttgttcatgttttaaaaaaatGGAAATTCCAATTTTTTCCATGTTTTCAAAATTGTGCAATATAAAAAGTTGTTTGTATTTTCAAGAAAGTTCATAATTTCAATCTTTTTTCCGTGTTTCTAAAATTTGTCCGGTgtatctgtcggatttcgggttccgtcagacccttgaggttcgaacactagggtgcgcgcggagatctctcccctaccgatctacgtccaatctcctcacgtgatttaagctggaaacaacgaacaacacaagagacacgaggtttatactggttcgagccaccgttgtggtgtaataccctacttcagtgtgtggtatggtggattgcctcaggggctgacgatgaaccgtacaaaggaagaacagcctcgcgagaggtgttcttgagctggtgcgatgaactgcttgggtgagttcagtcgcctctctctctctctctctgctagggctctatcagatctctagatgtcctcccttctccttttcttcctttttccccttcttctactctgtggtggctagctctgttTATAgaagccctgggcctctccccaaataatgagcgggaagggcgccaacaattgtccattttgaaggggaacatctagtacaagttatcctgaccaaaggtggtcttcggctaccaaaagcactggtgatgacgccgtcttgggctccacggtgacctccgtcctgccgctctgctggtcttggtctcgttgcaccagaatggtaacctttgcccgatgccctggtctgtgcttgccccctttgcaccaaaggggaaacaaggacactgcacaggccgacgcccgcctggtctcgatcgtcatgacttgcgtcacgggctcctcgcgaggtacccctgccttgatctcttcgcctcctcgcgagcctgcctaatgaggctgcctttgaggaagcttactgtcgtccgccccgcgaggcttggcccctcgcgatggtcttgagcttgagctgatgaagatgggccgcgctgggcccccacttgagccacgccgtaggccgcatgcaggcaagtctggggacccccattcccagaacgccgacagtagcccccgggcccaaggcgcgcccgggcttggcctagcaggggaGCGAAGGGGCGagcgtgaagcgccgcgggccccaacagcctgcggccttgggcgccgcgtggcgattgattggacgtgggcgtatgtgcttccccacgacgcctcagcgaccacatgacttgacaagtccctgcatgcagagaaaccggtcatgattacctgcgatcgtggtgctcggtggttggcctcctctggctataagtacggggctgcgcgagccccttcagtccatcccttcctgctgctcctttccttcttcttacttgttcttgctcctccttacgccaatggcaccaatccgccggttttctgcagaagagaagggaaaggccccccgagagggtcctgacccactttCGCCGAAGAAGCGGCTGGTCCTCTGCCACCGAGATGAGGATGCTCAGCAGGAGgcatcgaggccctggtacgagcggccaccgcctgggtttccgctacccttgtacgcccgTGTTGTGGGTCCTGGGGGAGAAGGCGTCGAGCGACATCGACGGTGCCGCCGTCGACACCGGTGAGGCACggtggtgcgcgtcgttcctcctggagtccacgccgagcgctcctctcgcgagctcgtgctccacgccgccatgcctccaagctcttggattcgccttcctccttccctcgccttcgagatgccgccgagcgaggctctggagctctggctgtagcACGCTGACTGCAGTACCCTTGCGACcgcggaggtcgcggtcgtcgctccgggcaaggtcttcatgacccggggctgggcgaaatcgcccgggtctgccggacggtaggtgccctcgtaattcatcttgaatacgacggtgcctccctgatgttcttcaaggtcttcgatgctgaaggacgccgtctggagtgctgccccagggaaaGCGGCAGGGGCAACGAACTGGTGAGGACTTGGCCCGCCCATCGGTCCTCCAACAGCTcttcaggcagcagcggaggagccggGGAATGCAGCGGCTCCCCCGAGCtcctcgtgactccggagacgagcgacgacagctacgagcccccgagctcacgccgtgctcggagcggggcagctgcgtccatccgccgacgccactgatctggatggggttggcgccgatgttgggcagcccactgttgacGATGGCGTCCCTTGCGGAGGTGCGGGtgattagcgttccttaggattagtactttttttgcctgcgaggaatcgaagcaacaccccatgggggtatgtaaggcgtctgccatgtCTTTTGCGAACATTATgtcttaatatgaatcaatgcgaggtgcttctcctgtctcggctcggctccccctttctatcctcacgaggacgtggcgctctacgctgacaggtcccagtccccaggcaggcttcagccgtcactgATATGCTaggtcatgatgccgtggtcaaggccaggaggtgagcggcccgaggtccggtaagagcccccgagtcgcgatgctcgggaggtcccctttagcgctcaagcagccctcactgggtgagaaaggaaggcaacatcgtCGTGACAGAACCGCACTGGGCGAGGGTTTTGCGCTGTGTTGGTCCAACTCCTGTAAGGGCGTAACTTATCTCTTGAGTTTGGTGTAGTTCCTCGACGAAGCACCCGGCCCGAGTGGTGGCAGCTGAGGCACTACTGGGTTAGGTCCTcacgagcttcttcccactccccgcactttccttaattctctacgtccttaggtcccggccgtcgagcgagctcagccgccgctggtattataggtcgcgatgccgtgggtcaaggccagggggt
The sequence above is a segment of the Triticum dicoccoides isolate Atlit2015 ecotype Zavitan chromosome 1A, WEW_v2.0, whole genome shotgun sequence genome. Coding sequences within it:
- the LOC119290586 gene encoding probable WRKY transcription factor 4, translating into MRDLFWLSPGEQGDLSDVVRASLHPPHQLPTPAADEEEEDEYSSLLLEGGGGGGGLVVGHGDEQLGMVAMMMGGNNSSRPPSSDHHVISLHSPPATTYTRPHPEPLAGMLRRPGFEREGDMVVGPPPEIGDRLQHMSIAHHPRVPTAMKPRKSQSKKVVCIPAPTAAPGASGRHSTSGEVVPSDLWAWRKYGQKPIKGSPYPRGYYRCSSSKGCPARKQVERSRTDPNMLVITYTSDHNHPWPTQRNALAGSTRPSSSSAAAAKIAASSSSSLAAAAARNSSNTNVDVDCAGAHHQLKQESDLDLFADMDALSVFSSIDKIQEDDSKQQLFDPFSSGFCDYI
- the LOC119273708 gene encoding uncharacterized protein LOC119273708, whose translation is MRRWCCSSAGGLARRFLSSPTVVHARPPVSSLPFRRDHSHTHAPLPIMGSLFHSAAAAAIVRPPVMAMQVRHYAIKGRSRAPTTPTISKVKKYKMKAPSSMKFRFRTMKDGQIRRWRAGKRHNAHQKSKEAKRRLRKPALVHLAYAKVIKKLNFCG